The Campylobacter sp. CN_NE2 genome contains a region encoding:
- the dnaK gene encoding molecular chaperone DnaK — MGKVIGIDLGTTNSCVSIFERGESKIIPNKEGKNTTPSVVAFTDKGEVLVGDSAKRQAVTNPEKTIYSIKRIMGLMMNEKNAQEAKKRLPYKIVDRNGACAVEIAGKVYTPQEISAKVLMKLKEDAESFLGEPVVDAVITVPAYFNDSQRKATKEAGTIAGLNVLRIINEPTAAALAYGLDKKEAEKIVVYDLGGGTFDVTVLETGDSVVEVLSTGGNAFLGGDDFDNRVIDFLLSEFKAESGIDLKNDVMAMQRLKEAAENAKKELSSAMETTINLPFITADATGPKHLMKTLTRAKFESMIDDLVDETIDTLNRVAKEAGLNMSEIKEVVMVGGSTRVPLVQEQVKKAFGKDLNKSVNPDEVVAIGASVQGAVIKGDVKDVLLLDVTPLSLGIETLGGVMTKIIDKGTTIPTKKSQVFSTAEDNQSAVTINVLQGEREFARDNKTLGNFNLEGIMPAPRGVPQIEVEFDIDANGILTVSAKDKATGKATDIRITGSSGLSDAEIDKMVKDAELHKEDDKKRKEGVEARNQADGIAHQTEKTLNEMGEKIPAELRANIEGALNDLKAVLKDENATKEQINAKVEALSKAAEQMYKQASANQGGANGGSQNGSGNGGKKADDDVIDAEVE; from the coding sequence ATGGGAAAAGTAATTGGAATTGACCTTGGCACAACAAATTCATGTGTCAGTATCTTTGAAAGGGGCGAAAGCAAGATTATTCCTAACAAAGAGGGCAAAAACACAACTCCGTCAGTTGTCGCATTTACCGACAAAGGCGAAGTTTTAGTCGGCGACAGTGCAAAACGCCAAGCCGTAACAAACCCTGAAAAAACGATTTATTCGATTAAAAGAATTATGGGTTTAATGATGAACGAGAAAAACGCGCAAGAAGCCAAAAAGCGACTTCCTTATAAGATAGTCGATAGAAACGGCGCGTGTGCGGTTGAAATCGCGGGCAAAGTCTATACCCCGCAAGAAATTTCGGCAAAAGTTTTGATGAAACTAAAAGAAGACGCTGAAAGCTTCCTTGGAGAGCCAGTTGTCGATGCGGTTATCACGGTTCCTGCGTATTTTAACGACAGCCAAAGAAAAGCGACAAAAGAAGCAGGAACAATCGCAGGGCTAAATGTGCTTCGTATCATAAACGAACCAACGGCTGCTGCCTTAGCGTATGGGCTAGATAAAAAAGAAGCCGAAAAAATCGTAGTTTATGATTTGGGTGGCGGAACATTTGATGTTACTGTGCTAGAAACAGGCGATAGCGTGGTTGAAGTGCTTTCAACAGGCGGAAATGCTTTCTTGGGCGGCGATGATTTTGATAATAGAGTGATTGATTTCTTGCTAAGCGAATTTAAAGCAGAGAGCGGAATCGACCTTAAAAACGATGTTATGGCTATGCAACGCTTAAAAGAAGCAGCAGAAAACGCTAAAAAAGAGCTTTCAAGTGCTATGGAAACGACTATAAATTTACCTTTCATCACAGCAGATGCCACAGGCCCAAAACACCTTATGAAAACACTAACAAGGGCTAAATTTGAAAGCATGATTGATGATTTGGTTGATGAGACTATCGATACTCTTAACCGCGTTGCCAAAGAAGCAGGGCTAAATATGAGCGAAATCAAAGAAGTCGTTATGGTCGGTGGCTCGACTCGCGTTCCTTTGGTGCAAGAGCAGGTCAAAAAAGCATTTGGCAAAGATTTAAATAAAAGCGTAAATCCTGACGAAGTCGTCGCAATCGGTGCTAGTGTGCAAGGCGCTGTTATCAAAGGCGATGTAAAAGATGTGCTTTTGCTTGATGTTACGCCACTTTCGCTTGGTATCGAAACACTAGGCGGCGTTATGACAAAGATTATCGATAAAGGCACGACAATCCCAACCAAAAAATCGCAAGTTTTCTCGACCGCAGAAGATAACCAATCTGCCGTTACAATTAATGTCTTGCAAGGCGAGAGAGAATTCGCAAGAGATAATAAAACTTTGGGTAACTTTAACCTTGAAGGCATTATGCCAGCCCCACGCGGTGTGCCACAAATCGAAGTTGAGTTTGACATCGACGCAAACGGCATTTTAACCGTTTCGGCAAAAGACAAAGCCACAGGTAAGGCTACCGACATTCGCATTACAGGTTCAAGCGGTCTAAGCGATGCTGAAATCGATAAAATGGTAAAAGACGCAGAGCTTCACAAAGAAGATGACAAAAAACGCAAAGAAGGCGTCGAAGCTAGAAACCAAGCCGACGGAATCGCTCATCAAACAGAAAAAACTCTAAATGAAATGGGCGAGAAAATCCCGGCTGAGCTAAGAGCAAACATAGAAGGCGCGTTAAATGACCTAAAAGCTGTGCTAAAAGATGAAAATGCTACAAAAGAGCAAATCAACGCAAAGGTCGAGGCCCTAAGCAAGGCAGCTGAGCAAATGTATAAACAAGCTTCGGCAAATCAAGGCGGCGCTAACGGCGGTTCGCAAAACGGCTCTGGCAACGGCGGCAAAAAAGCAGATGACGATGTCATCGACGCAGAAGTAGAGTAA
- a CDS encoding nucleotide exchange factor GrpE, producing the protein MNEEKENSQNTEFDENKGCGCGGGCGCESPLADDGDEFADELENEQENSCECENSQDDEIANLQRQLNEITDKFYRANADFDNIKKRLEREKSTAVEYAAEKFAKDLLPIIDALEEAAKIDIEDNELADKIEEGVKQCINLFLKTFEKYGITPISTDDGYESESGKFYPIQLVEKDGAKTNEIVQVLQKGYLYKERILRPVMVILAK; encoded by the coding sequence ATGAACGAAGAGAAAGAAAATTCGCAAAACACCGAATTTGACGAAAACAAAGGTTGCGGTTGTGGCGGCGGTTGCGGGTGCGAAAGCCCGTTAGCAGACGACGGCGACGAATTCGCAGATGAGCTAGAAAACGAGCAAGAAAATTCTTGCGAGTGCGAAAATTCGCAAGATGACGAAATCGCAAATTTGCAACGCCAGCTAAATGAAATAACCGATAAATTTTATCGTGCAAATGCCGATTTTGACAATATCAAAAAGCGTTTGGAGCGAGAAAAAAGCACAGCCGTGGAGTATGCGGCGGAAAAATTTGCAAAAGATCTCTTGCCGATAATCGACGCACTCGAAGAAGCCGCTAAAATCGACATCGAAGACAACGAACTAGCCGATAAAATCGAAGAAGGCGTGAAGCAGTGCATAAATTTATTTTTAAAAACATTTGAAAAATACGGCATTACGCCGATTTCAACGGACGATGGCTACGAGAGCGAAAGCGGTAAATTTTACCCAATCCAACTCGTAGAAAAAGATGGTGCAAAAACGAACGAAATCGTTCAAGTTTTGCAAAAAGGTTACCTTTACAAAGAGCGAATTTTACGACCTGTAATGGTTATTTTGGCGAAGTAG
- a CDS encoding HrcA family transcriptional regulator, with protein MKMNKRDLILESIISAYLDDNTPIGSSELGSRMQISIPASTIRVYFKKLSDEGAITQLHVSGGRIPTVATMQEYWQSKLRFDNVLQISNLENLALILKEFEIYCMIFSSDNELLREVLNYNNRFIVLVFDEDEIIIKFEPRIYKFLLNLVGISLKDLEMASIQVGLSGLRSKIKELKNSKIEFLANEVVAYKIFKDERFKILLNPSIAVNFGKNLIFSPYFESGFMGIKRAVKLGDKDATMICAGSVYEDYDKFFNYITEAA; from the coding sequence ATGAAAATGAATAAACGAGATTTGATTTTAGAATCAATCATTTCGGCTTACCTTGATGACAACACGCCGATTGGCTCGTCTGAGCTTGGTTCGAGAATGCAAATTTCGATTCCGGCTTCGACGATTCGGGTTTATTTTAAAAAGCTAAGCGACGAAGGCGCTATCACGCAACTTCATGTCAGCGGCGGGAGAATCCCCACGGTAGCGACTATGCAAGAGTATTGGCAAAGCAAACTTCGCTTTGACAATGTTTTGCAAATCTCAAATTTGGAAAATTTAGCGCTTATTTTAAAGGAATTTGAGATTTATTGTATGATTTTTAGCTCTGATAATGAGCTTTTGCGTGAAGTTTTAAACTACAATAATCGCTTCATCGTGCTTGTTTTTGACGAAGATGAGATTATTATCAAATTTGAGCCTAGAATTTACAAATTTTTGCTGAATTTGGTCGGAATTTCGCTAAAAGATTTGGAAATGGCGAGTATTCAAGTTGGGCTTTCGGGGCTTCGCTCAAAGATAAAGGAACTAAAAAATTCAAAAATCGAGTTTTTGGCAAACGAGGTCGTGGCATATAAAATTTTCAAAGATGAGAGATTTAAAATCCTTTTAAATCCGTCGATTGCCGTAAATTTTGGAAAAAATTTGATTTTTTCGCCGTATTTTGAAAGCGGTTTTATGGGTATCAAACGCGCCGTCAAACTCGGCGACAAAGACGCTACGATGATTTGCGCAGGAAGCGTGTATGAAGACTATGATAAATTTTTTAATTATATAACGGAGGCAGCATGA
- a CDS encoding XRE family transcriptional regulator, which produces MVETNDIFNILHNAVESKYMGKKISHATMAKKLGVSMRTYQDWRLGTTKPQAALAVFQMLCELDSDDASFVLSKIKKLIGE; this is translated from the coding sequence ATGGTAGAAACAAACGACATTTTTAATATTCTCCACAATGCTGTGGAATCCAAATATATGGGGAAAAAGATCTCCCATGCGACAATGGCAAAAAAGCTGGGAGTTTCTATGCGAACCTATCAAGACTGGCGTTTAGGCACGACAAAGCCACAGGCTGCGCTCGCCGTGTTTCAAATGCTTTGTGAGCTTGATAGCGACGACGCCTCATTTGTTTTGAGTAAAATAAAAAAACTGATAGGAGAGTGA
- a CDS encoding DUF3137 domain-containing protein has translation MWLFAVSKDDGDQHEFVAVLVFLFGFHYIVYLRPRSYKLQIFILLIAIFFVYKISIIFAAIYFGYLAFEIFFYSDNDKIEITNDEMSMEFRRLFKQKHILPYFEKFGYKYQMYSMISTNHIINSKLFPRFIKHNGNDKIEGIYEGIKFEFSDIALTDREEGENIEISPDSIGIKNAKGILFYADFNKRIKSSTFILQNVKPQNMQNLKTITMDDSEFNDKFKVYSSDAQNAMYILSPALMRRILHFERRVKFPINISFVGTKIYIFIQTNKDNFEPNINKSVFKYDPAKEIKEELSHMLSIVRILKLNRKIWSVEK, from the coding sequence TTGTGGCTTTTTGCTGTTTCAAAAGATGACGGCGACCAGCACGAATTTGTTGCAGTTCTTGTATTCTTGTTTGGTTTTCACTACATAGTTTATTTAAGACCCCGTTCATATAAATTACAAATTTTTATTTTACTAATAGCTATATTTTTTGTTTATAAAATATCAATTATTTTTGCAGCCATATATTTTGGATACTTAGCTTTTGAAATATTTTTTTATTCAGATAATGACAAAATAGAAATAACAAACGATGAAATGAGTATGGAATTTAGACGACTTTTTAAACAAAAACATATTTTGCCATATTTTGAAAAATTTGGCTACAAATATCAAATGTATTCGATGATTAGCACAAATCACATAATAAATAGCAAACTTTTTCCAAGATTTATAAAACATAATGGAAATGATAAAATCGAAGGAATTTATGAAGGTATTAAATTTGAATTTAGCGATATAGCTTTGACGGACAGAGAAGAAGGCGAAAACATAGAAATCTCGCCAGATAGTATCGGCATAAAAAATGCAAAAGGAATTTTATTTTATGCTGATTTTAACAAAAGAATAAAATCATCAACTTTTATTTTGCAAAATGTAAAACCACAAAATATGCAAAATTTAAAAACTATAACTATGGACGATAGCGAATTTAACGATAAATTTAAAGTTTATTCTAGCGACGCACAAAATGCAATGTATATTTTAAGTCCTGCGTTAATGCGACGAATTTTGCATTTTGAACGCCGTGTTAAATTTCCTATAAATATAAGTTTTGTCGGCACAAAAATTTACATTTTTATCCAAACAAATAAAGACAACTTCGAACCAAATATAAATAAAAGCGTTTTTAAATACGACCCCGCAAAAGAGATAAAAGAAGAGCTATCTCACATGCTAAGTATCGTAAGAATTTTAAAACTCAACCGCAAAATTTGGAGCGTAGAAAAATAA
- a CDS encoding DHH family phosphoesterase: MAIFHLSHTDLDGYGAQFVTNFYFDNIKFFNSNYGKEINEKFAQILNLIDTEFANETNLILITDLNLTLSQCLEFQNLAGEKNARVLLLDHHQSGEECAKKHGWYLLDSSRCATKITYDFFSDLYGKNETLDKFVRVVNAVDIWLDKDSEFELGKVCLGLVSGAKEINKVMFEKESFSYIQFLISAIPNFFDIENSHIALDNAIHGLKKEFFKTEKDDTLSNLISNFVVGKLSAQKDKFIIKFGEKTGILTYNIGNTSVIGNDFLVKNPDVDFFIDVTSKKTLSFRANGNANVSEMAKILVGGGGHINASGGMFAGFKDSNSYENIKTQIVNLIDKKLSETKENQNEK; this comes from the coding sequence ATGGCGATTTTTCATCTTAGCCATACCGATTTGGACGGCTATGGCGCTCAATTTGTTACAAATTTTTATTTTGATAATATCAAATTTTTTAACTCAAATTACGGCAAAGAGATAAACGAAAAATTCGCTCAAATTTTAAATTTAATCGACACCGAATTTGCAAATGAAACAAATTTGATTTTAATCACAGATTTGAATTTGACCTTGTCTCAGTGCTTGGAATTTCAAAATTTAGCCGGTGAAAAAAATGCAAGAGTTTTGCTACTTGACCACCACCAAAGCGGCGAAGAGTGCGCTAAAAAGCACGGCTGGTATCTTTTGGATTCAAGCCGTTGTGCGACAAAAATAACTTACGACTTTTTTAGCGACCTTTACGGCAAAAACGAAACGCTTGATAAATTCGTGCGGGTTGTAAATGCTGTTGATATTTGGCTAGATAAAGATAGCGAATTTGAGCTTGGAAAGGTCTGTTTGGGGCTTGTTTCTGGCGCAAAAGAGATAAACAAAGTTATGTTTGAAAAGGAAAGTTTTAGCTATATTCAGTTTTTAATTTCTGCTATTCCAAACTTTTTTGATATAGAAAATTCGCACATCGCCCTTGATAACGCAATCCACGGACTAAAAAAAGAATTTTTTAAAACCGAAAAAGATGACACGCTAAGCAATCTTATTTCGAATTTTGTCGTTGGCAAACTAAGCGCTCAAAAAGATAAATTTATCATCAAATTTGGCGAAAAGACGGGCATTTTGACCTATAATATCGGCAACACTTCTGTCATCGGCAACGACTTTTTGGTAAAAAACCCTGATGTGGATTTTTTCATCGATGTAACTTCGAAAAAAACGCTAAGTTTTCGTGCTAACGGCAACGCAAATGTTAGCGAAATGGCTAAAATTCTTGTCGGTGGCGGTGGTCATATAAATGCAAGCGGCGGTATGTTTGCGGGATTTAAAGATAGCAATTCGTATGAAAATATCAAAACGCAAATCGTAAATTTGATAGATAAAAAACTAAGCGAAACTAAGGAAAATCAAAATGAAAAATAA
- a CDS encoding RrF2 family transcriptional regulator, whose translation MLFTKASEYALVAMICIAKKSGSCDVDTLANELGIPKSFLAKILQNLAKAKLLNSFKGAKGGFTLVKTPDKITLNEIITGAEKRQTAVFECSIEGSICPSGKGDICQIRCIFESLQDKVDNFLDSITLEDIMKSKV comes from the coding sequence ATGCTCTTTACAAAAGCGAGTGAATATGCACTAGTTGCAATGATATGTATAGCCAAAAAAAGCGGTTCTTGCGATGTCGATACTTTGGCAAATGAACTTGGAATTCCAAAAAGTTTTTTGGCGAAAATTCTACAAAATTTAGCAAAAGCAAAACTTTTAAATTCTTTTAAAGGCGCAAAAGGCGGTTTTACGCTTGTAAAAACTCCCGATAAAATCACGCTCAACGAAATCATAACGGGTGCCGAAAAACGCCAAACTGCGGTTTTTGAATGCTCTATTGAAGGTAGTATCTGCCCGAGCGGAAAAGGCGATATTTGCCAAATTCGTTGCATTTTTGAGAGCCTACAAGATAAAGTCGATAATTTTTTAGATAGTATCACGCTAGAAGATATAATGAAAAGCAAAGTCTAA